The DNA window TCTTCCAGAAACTCATTGTGCCCGGAACAGACGATGAACAGATCCGGCTGGTAATTCAGACACTCATCCATGATCGGGACCAGCCGATAGCTTGCATAAGAAATGCCGCCGCAGTTGACGACTTCCCACGACCGCTTTGGAGCAGCGGCGTTCAGTGCCATTTCAAGAAACGACGTGAACGCGGTTTCCACGGAGTACGGGCGGCCCTGAACGGTCGACCCGCCCAGCACGAAGATGCGAAATCCGTTCGATGGTTTCTTCACCAGGAACGAATCTTCCGCGAAGAAACCGCGCCGGTTCGCGGCTATATGGTATCGGCCGTCGGCGTTGTTTCTCGCGAACAACGGTCGAATCCCCGCGAAGCCGACGAACGGATCCGCAACGACAGCGGAGTCTCCCCAGCCGGCGATTCGGCAGACGACTTCAAACGCCGGAAAGACGGAAAGCCCGAGAACGACAGCCAGCAATCGTCGTCGCCATTTGCGAAGAAGGCTCACGGAACGGACTTCCTCACTGGGGCCGGCCCTGCCTGTTGCGGATCCCGCGTTCGTTCGGCGGCAAGGATTTCGGTAAGCACTCGCCGCAGGTTTCCGACGACTTCCGGGTTCTGAGAGTACAGGTTTGTCGTTTCGGCGGGATCGTCCTTCAAATTGTAGAGCTGCGACGGCGGATCATTCGTGCCGGGCGTAATCCTTGACGGCTGCGAGAATCCGCCGGACCCCAGCCCTTCGATCAGTTTCCAGTGACCTTCGCGAATCGTCATGAACCCGCTGCCCGACTGTAACGCCAGCGATGTCCTGACCGGCTGGTCGGCAGGCTGCGTTCCCAGCAAAACTGCGGAAAAGTCATGGCTGTCAGGCCCGGCACCGTCTGGCAGTTCAAAGTCTGTGATGGCTGCCAGCGTTGCCAGCAGATCGACGAAACTGACCAACTGGTCGCTGACGGAACCTGCCTGAATCTTTCCCGGCCAGCGAACGACAAACGGAACCCGGTGGCCGGCTTCCCAGGCATCAGCCTTCATACCGCGCAGTCCGCCGGACGAATCGTGCCCGAATCGTTCCACGTCTTTCTGATACCATGTGGGTCCGTTGTCGGAAGCGAAGACAACCAGCGTGTTTCCTGCCATGCCGGCGCTGTCGAGTGCTCTCAGGACGCGGCCGATCATTGTGTCAACCATGACCGCGAAGTCGCCGTACATATCTGCCTGGCTGGTGCCGACAAACGCATCCGACGGCAGCCACGGCGTATGCGGCGCGGGATACGCCAGATACAGCATCAGCGGCTGAGCCTCCCTGGCATCGACCTGACGATCCGCGTGGTCTCGAATGACGTCGATCGCTTCGTCGGTGAAGCGAGGCAGCACGTCCTTCAATTCCAGATCCGGCGCGATTCCGCCGGCTCGCCAGAACGCTCCCTGAATCGGCGACCATCCGTCGCTGTTATTCGCGGCGATTTCGTTCGTGGGCGGCTGCACGGCCCGCCGGTCCCGAATGTAGAAGTAGGGTGGAATGTCCGTGGATGCCCGGATGCCGAAGTACGAATCGAAGCCAACGTCGACCGGGCCTCCCGGCAGCGGGCGTTCGTAGCCCTGCGATTCGTCGAACCCCAGATGCCATTTGCCAACCATTGCCGTGCGGTAACCCTGTGACTTCAGCAGCGACGCAATCGTTGTCGCACCGTCGTCAATCAGCGGCTGCCGAGCCCATCGGGAAACGTCTGTTCGGAACGGATAGCGTCCCGTCACCAGGCCGTAACGCGACATGTGGCAAAGCGGTCCTGAAGCGTGAGCGTCGGTAAACCTCATCCCGGCGGCGGCCAGCGAATCAATATTCAGCGTCGGAATCTTCGATTCCGCGTTGTAGCAGCCGGGATCACCGTACCCCATATCGTCGACCAGAATGATGACGACGTTCGGCCGCTGGTCGTCCGCCGCGACACCGGTGGCAAGACCGAAGATGGCACTTGAAACCAAAACCAGGCATCGGAAATGTGTCATCACAACACTCTGTTAAATGGAAACACACAGGCGACGCAACCGGCGAACCCAGCCGCGGTGAAAACTGCAGGCACGCCGATCGGGC is part of the Planctomycetaceae bacterium genome and encodes:
- a CDS encoding arylsulfatase; its protein translation is MTHFRCLVLVSSAIFGLATGVAADDQRPNVVIILVDDMGYGDPGCYNAESKIPTLNIDSLAAAGMRFTDAHASGPLCHMSRYGLVTGRYPFRTDVSRWARQPLIDDGATTIASLLKSQGYRTAMVGKWHLGFDESQGYERPLPGGPVDVGFDSYFGIRASTDIPPYFYIRDRRAVQPPTNEIAANNSDGWSPIQGAFWRAGGIAPDLELKDVLPRFTDEAIDVIRDHADRQVDAREAQPLMLYLAYPAPHTPWLPSDAFVGTSQADMYGDFAVMVDTMIGRVLRALDSAGMAGNTLVVFASDNGPTWYQKDVERFGHDSSGGLRGMKADAWEAGHRVPFVVRWPGKIQAGSVSDQLVSFVDLLATLAAITDFELPDGAGPDSHDFSAVLLGTQPADQPVRTSLALQSGSGFMTIREGHWKLIEGLGSGGFSQPSRITPGTNDPPSQLYNLKDDPAETTNLYSQNPEVVGNLRRVLTEILAAERTRDPQQAGPAPVRKSVP